In Anaerobacillus isosaccharinicus, one genomic interval encodes:
- a CDS encoding ComEA family DNA-binding protein has translation MKLSILILLQIIVLIGCDIKDTEPIEENSETQNSISSSHKSERETSTFSQEETIKSRCYGKIDLNKASVEELTQIIHIDEERALEIVNNRPFIVVDSLTLIRGIFGEKLSDIKRQDLACVENIQF, from the coding sequence ATGAAACTATCCATTCTTATTTTACTACAAATAATAGTATTAATCGGGTGCGACATTAAGGATACCGAACCGATTGAAGAAAATAGTGAAACTCAAAACAGTATTTCTTCTTCACACAAGAGTGAACGAGAAACTTCTACATTTTCGCAAGAAGAAACTATCAAATCTCGTTGTTATGGTAAAATTGATTTAAATAAAGCTTCCGTGGAAGAGTTAACTCAAATTATTCATATTGATGAGGAGAGGGCACTTGAAATTGTTAACAACCGTCCTTTTATTGTCGTAGATAGTTTAACCTTAATTAGAGGTATCTTTGGTGAAAAGCTTTCTGATATAAAAAGACAGGATTTAGCTTGTGTGGAAAATATTCAATTTTAA
- a CDS encoding phosphatase PAP2 family protein: MSILFIKGYTSTIDLFFTPLLNIESPLIINIMQVITEVGSVEAILLFSIVILIYLLLIRKKYLFWFFSILSAGGVLLNLTLKLIFQRERPGDATVIIETFGQSIGLISYSFPSGHTMRSFLLFAFLLFLSNKVSNRYIQKFLYFTSVFFLITIPLSRIILDSHFPTDIIAAIAVSIFWFFLTLYILSKFSKNSSKVSAM, encoded by the coding sequence ATGTCAATTTTATTTATCAAAGGATATACATCAACAATTGATCTTTTTTTTACTCCGTTATTAAATATTGAAAGTCCATTAATTATCAATATCATGCAAGTAATCACAGAGGTTGGCTCTGTAGAAGCTATACTACTATTTTCAATAGTTATTTTAATATATTTATTGCTAATTAGGAAAAAGTACTTGTTTTGGTTTTTTTCAATTCTTTCAGCAGGGGGAGTTCTTTTAAACCTTACACTTAAATTAATCTTCCAACGAGAGCGTCCGGGTGATGCGACAGTAATAATAGAAACATTTGGACAATCCATCGGTTTAATTTCCTATAGCTTTCCTAGTGGACATACAATGCGTAGCTTCCTATTATTTGCTTTTTTATTATTTTTGAGCAATAAGGTTTCCAATCGTTATATTCAAAAATTTCTCTACTTTACATCTGTTTTCTTTTTGATAACCATTCCATTAAGTCGTATTATTCTTGATTCACATTTTCCAACCGATATCATAGCAGCAATAGCCGTATCTATTTTTTGGTTTTTTCTTACATTATATATCTTAAGCAAGTTTAGCAAAAACTCCTCTAAGGTCTCGGCAATGTGA
- a CDS encoding Na(+)/H(+) antiporter subunit F1, with translation MFQQLLLLCLLLISVSIMASIYRLIRGKSMPDRVIALDTIGINLIAAIAIYSILLHTSAFFEVILLIGILSFVGTIALARFIERGVAIERKHSK, from the coding sequence GTGTTTCAACAACTTTTGCTTCTTTGTCTGTTGTTAATCTCAGTATCAATTATGGCTAGCATCTACCGTTTGATTAGGGGGAAGTCGATGCCAGACCGTGTAATTGCTTTAGATACGATTGGTATCAACTTAATTGCTGCGATTGCAATTTACTCGATACTACTACACACAAGTGCTTTTTTTGAAGTGATTTTATTGATTGGTATCCTATCGTTTGTCGGCACCATCGCCTTAGCAAGGTTTATTGAAAGGGGAGTCGCAATTGAACGCAAACACAGTAAGTGA
- the sufU gene encoding Fe-S cluster assembly sulfur transfer protein SufU, which yields MSSGNNLDTLYRQVIMDHYKNPRNRGELEGNSLTINMNNPTCGDRIQLQMKVEDGKVVDAKFVGEGCSISLSSASMMTQAVKGKTVEDALALSDIFSNIMQGKDYDEDQFDLGDIEALQGVCKFPARIKCATLAWKAMEKGLNTEEEE from the coding sequence ATGTCTTCAGGTAACAATTTAGATACCCTTTATCGCCAAGTGATCATGGATCACTATAAGAATCCTCGTAACCGAGGGGAACTCGAAGGGAATTCACTTACAATTAATATGAATAACCCAACTTGTGGGGACCGTATTCAACTACAGATGAAGGTAGAAGATGGGAAAGTTGTCGACGCGAAATTTGTAGGCGAAGGCTGTTCGATAAGTCTTTCCTCTGCATCGATGATGACTCAAGCTGTTAAAGGGAAAACGGTTGAAGATGCACTTGCATTATCTGATATTTTCTCAAATATCATGCAAGGTAAAGATTACGATGAAGATCAATTTGATCTTGGTGATATAGAAGCACTTCAAGGTGTTTGCAAGTTTCCTGCCCGTATTAAATGTGCAACATTAGCATGGAAGGCAATGGAAAAAGGTTTAAACACAGAGGAAGAAGAATAG
- a CDS encoding ImmA/IrrE family metallo-endopeptidase: protein MHHELAHHVCHPKINTAFLDRHTLYSSDKIEIEAHTFAIELIFANKEIVTFEDIEKYGIPKQLALLKSLTDKNF from the coding sequence TTGCATCATGAATTAGCCCATCATGTATGTCATCCTAAAATAAACACCGCTTTTCTTGATAGACACACTCTATATTCTTCAGACAAGATTGAAATTGAAGCTCACACATTTGCAATTGAATTAATATTTGCTAATAAAGAGATTGTTACCTTTGAAGACATAGAGAAATATGGGATACCTAAACAATTAGCGTTACTTAAAAGTTTAACTGATAAAAATTTTTAA
- a CDS encoding transposase — MKPTLIPHISYQNFVLDQLNTHYSGGILTLVRKDWTIISKLWITDLSFTTTWLHDLYSVKGPEPRDPASMLRSYLLCLLTSPTLSITEWVNQLHRVPLYTILSGFEPGDVPGVGTFYDFFRRLSGFEKANVKPFIKLKRKKKKKKKPKKGEKATPRNPGIIRKLVDRHLRHGSKQKQLPGDQLYAFFQSQFLEVSARLGLLGDPHSLGVVGDGTPVETASYPRSKPICDCSAQGLTNCTHPRRYSQPDIDSGWDSSRERYFNGYHLYMISTSDSRFDLPLYPRLHPASRHDSVSLVVSSIEFSQRYTLGTIDKILLDAAHDAEPIYELLDHHNVEPFIDLNVRTKKNFSTESDIQISPIGVPICPIGKEMKPNGFDISQNRQKWRCPLACGSKNTCSTPCSKAKYGRTFHTFKRDNLRLFTKTPRSSEKWKLIYKRRTSVERSNKREKVDYHLEAGRHRSTKMWYVRLYSIMMCQHIDAWYSSQKETLNIQEIIFTKSA; from the coding sequence ATGAAACCTACGCTAATACCACATATCTCATATCAAAACTTCGTTTTAGACCAACTAAATACTCATTACTCAGGCGGTATACTGACTCTCGTACGAAAAGATTGGACTATTATCTCAAAGTTATGGATCACGGATCTTTCTTTTACTACTACTTGGCTTCATGATTTATATTCAGTTAAAGGTCCTGAGCCACGTGATCCTGCTTCCATGCTTCGCTCTTATCTTTTGTGTTTATTGACAAGTCCGACCCTGAGTATTACAGAATGGGTGAACCAACTCCATCGTGTTCCTCTTTACACGATCCTTAGCGGCTTTGAACCTGGGGATGTTCCAGGGGTCGGTACTTTTTATGACTTCTTCAGACGGCTATCAGGTTTTGAGAAGGCTAATGTAAAACCTTTTATTAAGCTCAAACGAAAAAAGAAGAAGAAGAAAAAACCGAAAAAGGGTGAAAAAGCAACTCCTAGAAACCCTGGTATTATTAGAAAATTAGTAGATCGTCATTTACGCCATGGTTCAAAACAAAAACAATTGCCGGGAGATCAATTATACGCGTTTTTTCAATCTCAATTTCTTGAGGTTTCAGCGAGATTGGGTTTGCTTGGAGATCCCCATTCCCTTGGTGTTGTTGGAGATGGGACACCTGTGGAAACAGCGAGTTACCCAAGAAGCAAACCTATTTGTGATTGTAGTGCCCAAGGACTAACGAATTGTACTCATCCTCGTCGATATTCTCAACCTGACATCGACTCAGGTTGGGATAGTTCAAGGGAGAGGTACTTCAACGGATATCATCTCTACATGATATCCACTAGCGATAGCCGATTCGACTTACCGCTATATCCACGGCTACATCCTGCTTCCCGGCATGATTCAGTCAGCCTAGTGGTTAGCTCAATTGAATTTTCGCAACGGTACACCTTGGGCACAATTGATAAAATCCTTCTCGATGCCGCACATGATGCAGAACCGATTTACGAATTACTGGACCATCATAATGTGGAACCGTTTATTGATCTTAATGTTCGAACAAAGAAAAACTTCAGTACGGAAAGTGATATTCAAATTTCTCCCATAGGCGTGCCTATTTGTCCAATCGGTAAGGAAATGAAACCCAACGGTTTTGACATATCTCAAAACCGCCAAAAGTGGCGTTGTCCACTAGCTTGCGGATCGAAAAATACATGTTCCACTCCGTGTTCTAAAGCGAAGTATGGCCGCACATTTCATACGTTTAAGCGAGATAATCTTCGTCTGTTCACTAAAACACCAAGATCTTCTGAAAAGTGGAAACTCATTTATAAACGAAGAACTTCAGTTGAACGTTCGAACAAAAGAGAAAAAGTCGATTATCACTTAGAAGCTGGGCGCCATCGCTCTACAAAAATGTGGTATGTCCGCCTATACTCAATCATGATGTGTCAACACATAGATGCTTGGTACAGTAGTCAGAAAGAGACTTTGAACATTCAGGAAATCATCTTTACTAAAAGCGCCTAG
- the sufB gene encoding Fe-S cluster assembly protein SufB: protein MAKKMPDIGEYKYGFHDKDVSIFRSAKGLTKEIVEEISRMKKEPEWMLDFRLKSLEQFYKMPMPLWGGDLADLHFDDITYYVKPSERSEKSWDEVPEEIKNTFDKLGIPEAEQKYLAGVSAQYESEVVYHNMQQDLTDLGVIFKDTDSALREDEEIFRKYFGTVIPPADNKFSALNSAVWSGGSFIYVPKGVKCETPLQAYFRINSENMGQFERTLIIADEDSSVHYVEGCTAPVYSTNSLHSAVVEIIINKNAYCRYTTIQNWAPNIFNLVTKRAVAYENATMEWVDGNIGSKLTMKYPAVVMKGEGAKGTILSIAIAGKGQHQDAGAKVHHLAPNCSSTIVSKSISKHGGKVTYRGICHFGRNSDGSKSKIECDTLIMDNESTSDTIPYNEIFNNNITLEHEATVSKVSEDQLFYLMSRGITEQEAVEMIVMGFIEPFTKELPMEYAVEMNRLIKFEMEGSIG, encoded by the coding sequence GTGGCGAAAAAAATGCCTGATATTGGTGAATATAAATATGGCTTTCACGATAAAGACGTATCTATTTTCCGTTCTGCAAAAGGCTTAACGAAGGAAATTGTTGAGGAAATCTCAAGAATGAAAAAAGAGCCAGAATGGATGCTCGACTTCCGTCTTAAATCATTAGAGCAATTTTACAAAATGCCAATGCCTTTATGGGGTGGCGATTTAGCAGACTTACATTTTGATGATATTACGTATTATGTAAAACCTTCAGAGAGATCTGAGAAGTCTTGGGATGAAGTTCCTGAAGAAATTAAAAATACGTTTGATAAACTTGGAATTCCTGAAGCTGAACAAAAGTATTTAGCTGGGGTTTCAGCTCAATATGAAAGTGAAGTTGTTTACCACAATATGCAACAAGATTTAACTGACTTAGGAGTAATCTTTAAAGATACGGATTCAGCACTTCGTGAAGATGAAGAAATCTTTAGAAAATACTTCGGAACAGTGATCCCACCAGCGGATAACAAGTTCTCTGCGTTGAACTCAGCAGTATGGTCTGGTGGCTCATTTATTTACGTTCCTAAAGGCGTAAAATGTGAAACTCCACTTCAAGCGTACTTCCGTATTAACTCTGAAAATATGGGGCAGTTTGAAAGAACATTAATCATCGCTGATGAAGATAGCTCTGTTCACTATGTAGAGGGCTGTACAGCGCCTGTTTACTCAACAAATTCACTTCATAGTGCGGTTGTTGAAATCATCATTAACAAAAATGCTTATTGTCGTTACACAACTATCCAAAACTGGGCACCAAACATCTTTAACTTAGTTACAAAGCGTGCCGTAGCATATGAAAATGCAACAATGGAATGGGTTGATGGTAACATCGGATCTAAGCTAACAATGAAGTATCCTGCCGTTGTTATGAAAGGTGAGGGCGCGAAAGGTACAATTCTTTCTATCGCAATTGCCGGTAAAGGGCAGCACCAAGATGCAGGAGCAAAAGTTCATCACTTAGCACCTAACTGTTCATCAACGATCGTATCGAAATCGATTTCAAAGCATGGTGGTAAAGTAACATATCGTGGAATTTGTCACTTTGGCCGTAATTCTGATGGCTCAAAGTCTAAAATTGAGTGTGATACTCTAATCATGGATAACGAGTCAACATCTGATACAATTCCATATAACGAAATATTCAACAACAACATTACGCTAGAACACGAAGCTACGGTTTCTAAAGTGTCAGAAGATCAATTATTCTATCTTATGAGCCGTGGAATTACAGAGCAAGAAGCTGTTGAAATGATCGTTATGGGCTTCATTGAGCCATTCACAAAAGAATTACCAATGGAATATGCAGTAGAAATGAACCGTCTTATCAAGTTCGAGATGGAAGGTAGTATAGGATAA
- a CDS encoding tyrosine-type recombinase/integrase yields MASFRKRGCTCEKKRCTCGAKWEYRIKYTDRRTGKQREKSKGGFETVKEARLAAAEEELKIEQLGFAENGDERVERYFSEWLEVYKKPNVKPITYSVQERNVRLNILPYWGNYRLKNIARTDYQKWINELRINYSEGTVRRIHSIFSSAMNDAVHEFRIIRENPIQKIKIPKDVEKTRRVKFFSKEQLEIFLNSLKKTQKNAKYQHSIQYYVLFALMARSGIRIGDALALNWDDLDDLNKTIFINKTLVYPLNSNPYISTPKSKKSERKVRLDDQIFKLLKKHRLNQKEVVMMYENYKASNESIMFHQHDGRWLRTNVVREYFKEVCKRCNLPILSPHALRHTHAVHLLEAGKNLKYVSERLGHASVKVTADTYLHITEKMENEALKLYSTYIEN; encoded by the coding sequence ATGGCTAGTTTTAGGAAACGAGGTTGTACTTGTGAGAAAAAAAGATGCACTTGTGGAGCTAAGTGGGAGTACAGAATTAAATATACAGATCGGCGCACTGGTAAGCAAAGAGAAAAATCTAAGGGTGGTTTTGAAACTGTTAAGGAAGCAAGACTTGCGGCCGCTGAGGAAGAATTAAAGATAGAACAACTTGGTTTTGCGGAGAACGGGGACGAAAGAGTAGAAAGGTATTTTTCTGAATGGCTAGAAGTTTACAAAAAACCAAACGTAAAGCCAATCACTTATAGTGTCCAGGAACGGAACGTACGTTTAAATATCTTACCTTATTGGGGTAATTATCGGTTAAAAAACATCGCAAGAACTGATTACCAAAAGTGGATTAATGAACTAAGGATTAATTATAGCGAGGGTACTGTCCGCAGAATACACAGCATTTTCAGTTCTGCTATGAATGACGCTGTTCATGAATTTCGCATAATTCGAGAAAATCCTATTCAAAAAATCAAGATACCAAAAGATGTAGAGAAAACAAGACGAGTTAAGTTTTTCTCAAAAGAACAATTAGAAATATTTTTGAACTCACTTAAAAAAACACAAAAGAATGCAAAGTATCAGCACTCTATCCAATATTATGTTCTTTTCGCATTAATGGCTCGATCCGGGATTAGGATAGGAGATGCTTTAGCGTTAAATTGGGATGACCTAGATGACCTAAATAAAACCATATTCATAAATAAAACACTTGTTTATCCTTTAAATTCAAATCCTTACATCTCGACACCTAAGTCTAAAAAGAGTGAACGAAAAGTCAGGCTTGATGATCAAATATTTAAGTTATTAAAGAAGCACAGACTTAATCAAAAAGAAGTTGTTATGATGTATGAAAATTATAAAGCTTCAAATGAAAGTATTATGTTCCATCAGCACGATGGTAGATGGTTAAGAACAAATGTTGTTCGAGAATATTTTAAAGAGGTTTGTAAAAGATGTAATCTTCCTATACTGTCACCGCACGCACTAAGACATACACACGCCGTTCATTTACTGGAAGCTGGCAAAAATTTAAAATACGTATCCGAGCGACTTGGGCATGCTAGCGTTAAAGTCACTGCAGATACGTATCTACACATTACAGAAAAAATGGAAAATGAAGCATTGAAACTCTATTCCACGTATATAGAGAATTAA
- a CDS encoding Na+/H+ antiporter subunit D, with protein sequence MNNLVIIPLIIPFIIGIIMVIFRRNTQLHRWLSVITLFAIFTFSIILLYQVQTSGIQTLQLGGWQAPFGISFVADTFAVLLITTTSIVALPCLVYAFHTIGKDRELFYFYPMFLFLIAGVNGSFLTGDLFNLFVCFELMLISSYVLISMGGKKVQLRESIKYVLINVMSSFLFLIAIAYLYAITGTLNLAHLSVRIAEVGQDGLTTSVAILLFIVFSLKAGLFLFYWLPGSYSAPPTAIAAIFGALLTKVGIYAIFRMFTLVFYHEPQITHLIIGILGALTMVLGAIGAVAHSDIRSILAYNVIIAVGFIIAGLASFTSAALVGSIYYLVHDMIIKALIFLLGGTMILVSGTGKLTEMSGLIRNHPGLGWMFFIAALSLSGIPPLSGFVGKVYISQGTFEANLYWLGAVGLITSLLVLYSIMKVFMNGFWGETLLSKEMEKGSTKGLLLPIGFLTVITIALGLGAEGIYIYVEQAANALLSPELYINAVFGGNPIP encoded by the coding sequence ATGAATAACCTCGTGATAATTCCACTAATAATTCCGTTTATCATTGGAATTATTATGGTGATTTTTAGACGCAATACCCAATTACATCGCTGGCTAAGTGTAATAACGCTTTTCGCTATTTTTACTTTTAGTATTATATTACTCTACCAAGTTCAAACAAGTGGAATTCAGACACTTCAATTAGGTGGTTGGCAAGCTCCGTTTGGGATAAGTTTTGTGGCAGACACATTTGCTGTTTTGCTAATCACGACAACTAGTATTGTTGCACTACCGTGTTTAGTGTATGCGTTTCATACAATTGGAAAGGATAGAGAATTATTTTATTTCTACCCAATGTTTCTATTTCTAATTGCTGGAGTAAACGGCTCTTTTTTAACCGGTGATTTATTTAATCTTTTTGTTTGCTTTGAATTAATGCTAATTTCTTCCTATGTTTTAATCTCAATGGGTGGGAAGAAGGTTCAGTTAAGAGAATCTATCAAATATGTATTAATTAATGTAATGTCTTCCTTTTTATTCTTAATTGCAATTGCTTATTTATATGCAATTACAGGTACGTTGAATTTAGCGCATCTTTCTGTTCGAATTGCAGAGGTAGGGCAAGATGGCTTAACGACAAGTGTAGCAATTTTGTTGTTTATAGTCTTTAGTTTAAAAGCAGGTTTGTTTCTTTTCTACTGGTTGCCTGGTTCATACAGTGCTCCGCCAACGGCAATCGCCGCAATTTTTGGTGCACTATTAACAAAAGTAGGGATCTATGCGATTTTTCGTATGTTTACGCTAGTGTTTTACCACGAACCACAAATTACACATTTAATAATTGGGATCTTAGGTGCATTAACGATGGTGCTCGGTGCAATAGGTGCAGTTGCCCACAGTGATATTCGAAGCATATTGGCTTATAACGTAATTATCGCTGTCGGATTTATTATTGCCGGTTTAGCTTCTTTCACCTCAGCAGCATTGGTTGGTTCAATCTATTATTTAGTTCATGACATGATCATTAAAGCGTTAATTTTTCTACTAGGTGGTACGATGATCTTAGTGTCTGGTACAGGCAAGCTCACTGAAATGAGTGGATTAATACGAAATCATCCGGGGTTAGGATGGATGTTCTTTATCGCAGCATTGTCACTTTCTGGTATCCCGCCTCTTAGTGGATTTGTTGGAAAAGTATATATATCACAAGGTACCTTTGAAGCAAATTTATATTGGCTAGGAGCTGTTGGTTTAATTACAAGCTTACTAGTTTTGTATTCTATCATGAAAGTATTTATGAACGGATTTTGGGGTGAAACATTATTAAGTAAAGAAATGGAGAAAGGAAGTACAAAAGGATTACTGCTGCCGATTGGCTTTTTAACAGTTATAACTATAGCGCTTGGTTTAGGAGCAGAGGGAATTTATATATATGTTGAACAAGCAGCAAACGCTTTGCTAAGCCCAGAATTATACATTAATGCAGTGTTTGGAGGAAATCCAATTCCGTAA
- a CDS encoding Na(+)/H(+) antiporter subunit C: METLIAILVGILMTIGTYLVLTKSLLRIILGTSIIGHAIHLLILTMGGLKTGGPPLLGLENTSYTDALPQALVLTSIVINFAVTGLFLVLAYRSYQVLGTDNMDQLRGIEDE; encoded by the coding sequence ATGGAAACGTTAATAGCAATTCTTGTCGGGATTTTAATGACGATAGGAACGTACCTAGTACTAACGAAGAGCCTACTACGAATTATTTTGGGAACGTCAATTATTGGTCATGCTATCCATCTTCTAATTCTTACAATGGGTGGATTGAAAACAGGTGGGCCACCGTTATTAGGGCTAGAAAATACATCGTATACAGATGCTTTACCACAGGCACTTGTATTAACATCGATCGTTATTAACTTTGCGGTCACCGGGCTTTTCTTAGTGTTAGCTTATCGTTCATATCAAGTATTAGGGACAGACAATATGGATCAATTAAGGGGAATTGAAGATGAATAA
- the mnhG gene encoding monovalent cation/H(+) antiporter subunit G, translating into MNANTVSEIITGILILTGTLFCLFSAFGMIRLPDVYTRSHAATKSTTLGVLCTLFGAFLYFWINDGYVSIRLLLGIFFVFLTAPVAGHLICRAAYVTNVEIVQDASKVYVKESDSD; encoded by the coding sequence TTGAACGCAAACACAGTAAGTGAAATTATTACAGGTATCTTAATCTTAACAGGAACCTTGTTTTGCCTTTTTAGTGCTTTTGGAATGATTCGTTTGCCTGATGTCTACACTCGCTCACATGCGGCAACCAAAAGTACTACTCTAGGAGTTCTGTGCACATTGTTTGGAGCATTTTTATATTTTTGGATTAATGATGGATATGTCAGTATTCGTCTACTCTTAGGTATCTTCTTTGTTTTCTTAACTGCACCAGTCGCTGGACACCTAATTTGCCGTGCTGCATACGTAACAAATGTTGAAATTGTTCAAGACGCATCTAAGGTATATGTAAAAGAGTCCGATTCTGATTAG
- a CDS encoding Na+/H+ antiporter subunit E → MATHERGVWRLFPTQILINLAIAFLWMFLHDTWSTLSFFSGYMIGLIVLFALRKFFQRSFYFIKIIAIVKLFLVFIQELISSSILVIRQVTAPRLKIKPGVFTLETKLEGEWEVTLLALLLSLTPGSIVLQVAEDGKSYQVHAMDIPESRDVVIKAKDKFEKAIMEVTR, encoded by the coding sequence TTGGCCACTCATGAAAGGGGAGTATGGAGATTGTTTCCCACTCAAATATTAATTAATTTAGCCATCGCTTTTTTATGGATGTTTTTACATGATACTTGGAGTACTTTGTCATTTTTTTCAGGCTATATGATTGGATTAATCGTTTTATTTGCCCTGCGCAAATTTTTTCAAAGGTCATTTTATTTTATAAAAATAATTGCAATAGTAAAGTTATTCTTGGTGTTTATTCAAGAACTAATCTCATCCAGTATTTTAGTAATACGACAAGTTACAGCACCAAGATTAAAGATAAAACCAGGTGTGTTCACGCTAGAAACTAAATTAGAAGGTGAGTGGGAGGTAACTCTATTAGCTTTGTTGTTATCACTGACGCCCGGATCTATCGTCCTTCAGGTTGCAGAAGATGGGAAATCTTATCAAGTACATGCTATGGATATACCTGAGTCTAGGGATGTTGTGATTAAGGCCAAAGATAAATTTGAAAAGGCCATTATGGAGGTGACACGGTAG
- a CDS encoding lytic transglycosylase domain-containing protein: protein MKIKRFRNIIIIIVVILGIFIYKEHQMILLYGYKNILGDHSIPAVYYPIYQSAAEEYGIPWELLAAVHRVETVFSLMDPLVSPVGALGPFQFMPRTWVGWSHPGSALGKIEDNIDITSIELIRLHSGYGIDANGDGIADPFEIEDATFAAAKYLSDHGAANGDIEKALFAYNRSNAYVDEVLHYYEAYIRDYRLMNRYFID, encoded by the coding sequence TTGAAAATAAAACGTTTTAGGAATATTATTATCATAATAGTAGTTATACTTGGTATCTTTATTTATAAGGAACATCAAATGATCCTCCTATATGGTTATAAAAACATATTAGGAGACCATTCAATTCCAGCAGTTTATTACCCAATTTACCAATCAGCGGCAGAAGAATATGGTATACCCTGGGAACTATTGGCAGCTGTACATCGAGTTGAAACTGTATTTTCTTTGATGGATCCGCTAGTGAGTCCAGTAGGGGCACTTGGTCCTTTTCAATTTATGCCGAGAACCTGGGTGGGATGGTCTCATCCTGGGAGTGCTTTGGGTAAGATTGAAGATAATATTGACATTACTAGTATAGAGTTAATTCGACTTCATAGTGGCTATGGGATCGATGCCAATGGCGACGGAATTGCTGATCCGTTCGAAATCGAAGATGCTACCTTTGCAGCTGCCAAATATTTATCTGATCACGGTGCAGCTAATGGGGACATCGAGAAAGCATTATTTGCATATAACCGAAGTAACGCTTACGTAGATGAGGTCTTGCATTATTATGAAGCGTACATACGGGATTATCGCTTAATGAACCGTTATTTTATTGATTGA
- a CDS encoding Na(+)/H(+) antiporter subunit B → MKQNDVILHTVTKVTTFIILTYSIYLFFAGHHNPGGGFIGGLVTASAIVLLYLAFNIEVISEHFLVDFKTVAAVGVLIAVLSGVGSFFVDAPFLSHTFGYFDLPVFGKTELATSVIFDIGVALAVIGTAMTIILSISEDG, encoded by the coding sequence ATGAAACAGAATGATGTTATCCTGCATACTGTTACGAAAGTTACGACTTTTATCATATTAACATATTCTATTTATCTCTTTTTTGCAGGACACCATAACCCTGGTGGAGGTTTTATTGGTGGACTTGTGACTGCTTCGGCAATTGTTCTCCTTTATCTTGCTTTTAATATTGAAGTGATTAGTGAACATTTTCTGGTGGACTTTAAAACAGTCGCTGCTGTCGGAGTTCTCATCGCTGTTTTATCTGGAGTCGGCTCGTTTTTTGTCGATGCCCCCTTTTTAAGTCATACGTTTGGTTACTTTGATCTTCCCGTTTTTGGGAAGACAGAACTTGCCACCTCTGTCATATTTGATATTGGGGTTGCCTTAGCCGTAATCGGGACGGCAATGACAATTATTTTAAGTATAAGTGAGGATGGATAG
- a CDS encoding ArpU family phage packaging/lysis transcriptional regulator — MSFELPELDQKETQKEVEKYLSRYRLYKYLSFEDAEASITASYSERFHGPTNSTSDQTAQIAVSNANDQEERRAFCERVERAVRRLPPMERFLIEKRYMSEDAEYINDFTVYCHRFQPPISHVTYGNIRWKAFYKLALNLNLAEKKMNNRWFNEINFDYEKCDV, encoded by the coding sequence ATGAGTTTTGAACTGCCAGAGCTAGACCAGAAGGAAACACAAAAAGAAGTTGAGAAATATCTTTCAAGATATCGATTGTATAAATACCTATCTTTTGAAGATGCAGAAGCATCAATAACTGCAAGTTACTCTGAAAGGTTTCATGGTCCTACTAACTCAACAAGTGATCAAACAGCACAAATTGCTGTAAGCAATGCTAATGATCAAGAGGAGCGGAGAGCTTTTTGTGAACGCGTTGAAAGGGCTGTAAGAAGGCTACCACCAATGGAAAGGTTTTTGATTGAAAAGCGTTATATGAGCGAAGATGCTGAATACATTAACGATTTCACAGTTTATTGTCATAGATTTCAGCCGCCGATCAGTCACGTGACATACGGAAACATACGTTGGAAAGCGTTTTATAAGCTGGCTCTTAATCTGAATTTAGCGGAGAAAAAAATGAATAACAGATGGTTTAATGAAATCAATTTTGATTATGAAAAGTGCGATGTTTAA